The Acidobacteriota bacterium genome window below encodes:
- a CDS encoding Hpt domain-containing protein — protein sequence MQQGEQSKILSRDRLEEIRDAGGEELLEEVLFEYRSDLDRLPTAMAAAWRAGDGGELRRLAHGLKGASANLGAEALAAHCAAIERSAQAGGPYLEILVTDLTPQVEALLPHLAFYLDPSGSR from the coding sequence ATGCAGCAAGGCGAACAGTCGAAGATTCTCAGTCGCGACCGGCTCGAGGAGATTCGCGACGCCGGCGGTGAGGAGCTCCTCGAGGAGGTGCTGTTCGAGTACCGGAGCGATCTCGACCGTCTGCCGACGGCCATGGCCGCGGCCTGGCGGGCGGGCGACGGAGGCGAGCTGCGACGCCTCGCCCACGGTCTCAAAGGGGCGAGCGCGAATCTCGGGGCCGAAGCGCTCGCCGCCCATTGCGCGGCGATCGAGCGTTCGGCCCAGGCGGGAGGCCCCTACCTGGAGATTCTAGTGACCGATCTCACTCCCCAGGTCGAGGCCCTGTTGCCGCATCTGGCCTTCTACCTCGATCCTTCCGGCTCGAGGTAG
- a CDS encoding 4a-hydroxytetrahydrobiopterin dehydratase, whose translation MTDLASKNCVPCRGGVPPLAGEELADLHRRLGADWHLVDEHHLEKEFRFPDFRGALDFTNRIGELAEEQDHHPEILLTWGRVKITIWTHKIDGLTESDFVWAAKAEQLA comes from the coding sequence GTGACCGACCTGGCCTCCAAGAACTGTGTCCCCTGCCGCGGCGGAGTGCCGCCGCTGGCCGGCGAAGAGCTCGCCGATCTCCATCGACGCCTGGGCGCCGACTGGCACCTGGTGGATGAGCACCACCTCGAGAAGGAGTTTCGCTTCCCCGACTTCCGTGGCGCCCTCGACTTCACCAACCGCATCGGCGAGCTCGCCGAGGAGCAGGATCACCATCCCGAGATACTGCTCACCTGGGGGCGGGTGAAGATCACTATCTGGACCCACAAGATCGACGGTCTGACGGAAAGCGACTTCGTGTGGGCCGCCAAGGCTGAACAGCTCGCCTGA
- a CDS encoding SpoIIE family protein phosphatase, giving the protein MSPPAAGRVLIAEDVSVNRRLLRGFLVRAGFEVIEAADGAAALSLARELQPDLVLLDIMMPGVDGYEVCRSLKAAPATRHTPVIFLTAIDELDSKVLGFELGAADYITKPFNNAEVVARVRTHVELRRVTGALERANSELHAKQQLLEEDLEAAGTILQSLLPEKSLQLPSLEVAWRFRPSERIGGDLLNVLPLDDSRVALYVADVSGHGVPAALVAFSIDQSLARGPGESGRRLPLAQPADLLRALDHDYPLERFDKHFTISYLVLDTTTGNLTYSSAGHPAPLIQRRDGRLELLEAGGPFIGLGEFLDFDEGSSSLAPGDRIVLYTDGLIERSAPDGQLFGNDRLQQLVRDQQREPLDTLCESILSEVDRFAAGQPARDDLTLLAVERRSAQEPAP; this is encoded by the coding sequence ATGAGCCCACCCGCAGCAGGCCGCGTCCTGATCGCCGAGGACGTCTCGGTGAATCGCCGCCTGCTGCGCGGCTTCCTGGTGCGAGCCGGTTTCGAGGTCATCGAAGCGGCCGATGGCGCCGCCGCGTTGAGCCTGGCCCGCGAGCTGCAGCCGGATCTCGTCCTCCTCGACATCATGATGCCCGGAGTGGACGGCTACGAGGTCTGCCGCAGTCTCAAGGCGGCACCGGCGACCCGCCACACGCCGGTCATCTTTCTCACCGCCATCGACGAGCTCGACAGCAAGGTGCTGGGCTTCGAGCTCGGTGCCGCCGACTACATCACCAAGCCCTTCAACAACGCCGAAGTGGTGGCGCGAGTGCGCACCCACGTCGAGCTGCGCCGGGTCACCGGAGCGCTGGAGCGGGCCAATTCCGAGCTGCACGCCAAACAGCAGCTCTTGGAGGAAGACCTCGAGGCCGCCGGTACAATTCTGCAGAGTCTGCTGCCGGAGAAGAGCCTGCAGCTCCCGAGCCTGGAGGTGGCCTGGCGATTCCGACCCAGCGAACGCATCGGCGGCGACCTGCTCAATGTCCTGCCCCTCGACGATTCGCGGGTGGCCCTCTACGTCGCCGACGTCAGCGGTCACGGCGTGCCGGCGGCTCTGGTCGCCTTCTCGATTGACCAGAGCCTCGCCCGCGGCCCCGGCGAAAGTGGACGGCGCCTGCCCCTCGCGCAGCCAGCCGACCTGTTGCGCGCCCTCGACCACGACTACCCCCTCGAGCGCTTCGACAAACACTTCACCATCAGCTACCTGGTGCTCGACACCACCACCGGCAACCTCACCTACAGCAGCGCCGGCCATCCGGCCCCCTTGATCCAGCGCCGCGACGGTCGGCTCGAGTTGCTCGAGGCCGGGGGTCCCTTCATCGGCCTCGGCGAGTTCCTCGACTTCGACGAGGGCAGCAGCTCCCTGGCTCCGGGCGACCGCATCGTCCTCTACACCGACGGGCTGATCGAGCGCTCGGCGCCGGACGGCCAGCTATTCGGCAACGACCGCCTGCAGCAGCTAGTCCGCGATCAGCAAAGGGAGCCCCTCGACACGCTCTGTGAATCGATCCTCTCGGAAGTCGATCGCTTCGCCGCCGGTCAGCCGGCCCGCGACGATCTGACCCTGCTGGCGGTCGAGCGACGCAGCGCCCAGGAGCCCGCTCCATGA
- a CDS encoding alanine--glyoxylate aminotransferase family protein, with product MSDESLLMIPGPVEISPAVQAAFSVPPPSHTAPDLIAAFGSALERMRAVWKAPAGQPFIVAGSGTLAMEMAAANLVAAGDRVLVLKTGYFSDRMAEMLRRLGADLVEVEAEIGDAPDPEKVRQALGLYGGVRAVFATHVDTSTGVRLDPAPIARLARERRILSVFDGVCATAGEEFDMQGWGVDVYLTGSQKALAVPAGLALMVVSDRALEARRRLPGPPPLSLDWDAWLPIMKAYEEGRPSYFSTPATNLVLALDAALGEILERGLDETVDRHRQVAEGMRAAWAELALEAIPVRPELAANTLSALRFPSGVDGKLIAAIAERGVVVAGGLHPAIRQSYFRVGHLGHCVGQGEWLERTVRAVGEALADLGHEGDPEAAVAALSREIG from the coding sequence ATGAGTGACGAATCCCTGTTGATGATTCCCGGTCCCGTGGAGATCTCGCCGGCGGTGCAGGCGGCCTTTTCGGTGCCTCCGCCGAGTCACACCGCGCCCGATCTGATCGCGGCCTTCGGCTCCGCCCTCGAGCGCATGCGGGCGGTCTGGAAGGCACCCGCCGGTCAACCCTTCATCGTTGCCGGCAGCGGCACCCTGGCGATGGAGATGGCGGCCGCCAACCTGGTGGCGGCGGGAGACCGGGTGCTGGTTCTGAAGACCGGCTACTTTTCCGACCGCATGGCGGAGATGCTGCGCCGCCTGGGGGCCGACCTGGTCGAGGTCGAAGCCGAGATCGGCGATGCTCCGGATCCCGAGAAGGTGCGCCAGGCCCTCGGCCTGTATGGCGGCGTGCGAGCCGTCTTCGCCACCCATGTCGATACTTCCACCGGCGTGCGGCTCGATCCGGCGCCGATCGCCCGCCTGGCCCGCGAGCGCCGGATCCTGTCCGTCTTCGATGGCGTTTGCGCCACCGCCGGCGAGGAGTTCGACATGCAAGGGTGGGGTGTCGACGTCTATCTCACCGGTTCTCAAAAGGCTCTGGCTGTGCCCGCCGGCCTGGCCCTGATGGTGGTCAGTGACCGAGCCCTGGAGGCCCGTCGGCGACTGCCCGGACCGCCGCCCTTGAGTCTCGACTGGGATGCCTGGCTGCCGATCATGAAGGCCTATGAGGAGGGGCGGCCGAGTTACTTCTCGACCCCCGCCACCAACCTGGTCTTGGCCCTCGACGCCGCCCTCGGCGAAATTCTCGAGCGTGGGCTCGACGAGACCGTGGACCGCCACCGGCAGGTCGCCGAAGGGATGCGGGCGGCCTGGGCCGAGCTCGCCCTGGAGGCGATTCCGGTGCGTCCCGAGCTCGCCGCCAACACCCTGAGCGCCCTGCGTTTTCCGTCCGGCGTCGATGGCAAGCTGATCGCCGCCATCGCCGAGCGCGGAGTGGTGGTGGCCGGAGGCCTCCATCCGGCGATTCGCCAGAGCTACTTCCGGGTCGGCCACCTCGGCCACTGTGTCGGACAAGGGGAGTGGCTCGAACGCACGGTCCGGGCGGTGGGGGAGGCTCTCGCCGACCTCGGCCACGAGGGCGATCCGGAGGCCGCCGTCGCGGCCTTGAGCCGCGAGATCGGATAG
- a CDS encoding 3,4-dehydroadipyl-CoA semialdehyde dehydrogenase produces MKTLKSYVYGAWHEAESGFASLVDPSTEEVIARASSDGVDFARVLDHARDVGGPALRALTFAERGALLKAISKLLREHRDELLDLSRQCNGTTGGDGSFDVDGAGGTLAYYAFVGKKLGPRRFLAEGDGIQLSRGEGFWGQHVLVPRHGVAVHINAFNFPAWGLAEKAACALLAGMPVITKPATATSLVAARMVELIIAADLLPEGSLQLICGRTGDLLDRLGAQDVLAFTGSADTALALRDRDNLRRTNTRINVEADSLNAAVLAPDFEAETFRLFIKDTTREMTQKAGQKCTAVRRIMVPEAELETVREALAERLSKVVTGDPAADGVRMGPLATASQLADAEEGVAELVAAGAEVLFGSGRRVDGEGAPAGRGFFFAPTLLQASAAAIAVHQREVFAPVATVIPYDGRAASAAALVALGGGTLVTSVYGDDRQWVAEFLADGACTTGRVYLGSQAAAEEAPGSGVALPQTLHGGPGRAGGGEELGGEVGLGIYLQRVALQGSRQQVEALAGVAE; encoded by the coding sequence ATGAAGACCCTCAAGAGCTATGTCTACGGGGCCTGGCACGAGGCCGAGTCGGGCTTCGCTTCGCTCGTCGATCCTTCGACCGAGGAAGTGATCGCTCGCGCCTCGAGTGACGGAGTCGACTTCGCCCGGGTGCTGGACCACGCTCGCGATGTCGGCGGGCCTGCCCTGCGCGCCTTGACCTTCGCCGAGCGAGGAGCCCTGCTCAAGGCGATTTCGAAGCTGCTGCGTGAGCACCGGGACGAGCTCCTCGATCTTTCCCGGCAGTGCAACGGCACCACCGGCGGTGACGGATCCTTCGACGTCGACGGGGCCGGCGGTACCCTCGCCTACTACGCCTTCGTCGGCAAGAAGCTCGGGCCGCGTCGCTTCCTGGCGGAGGGCGATGGCATCCAGCTCTCCCGCGGCGAGGGCTTCTGGGGCCAGCACGTCCTGGTGCCGCGGCACGGTGTGGCGGTGCACATCAATGCCTTCAACTTTCCGGCCTGGGGATTGGCCGAGAAGGCCGCCTGCGCGCTCCTCGCGGGCATGCCCGTGATCACCAAGCCGGCGACGGCGACGTCCCTGGTGGCGGCTCGCATGGTCGAGCTGATCATCGCCGCGGATCTGCTGCCGGAGGGCTCCCTGCAGCTCATCTGCGGTCGCACCGGCGATCTGCTCGATCGCTTGGGGGCGCAGGATGTGCTGGCCTTCACGGGCTCCGCCGACACCGCCTTGGCGCTGCGCGATCGCGACAATCTGCGCCGTACCAACACCCGCATCAACGTCGAAGCGGACAGCCTCAACGCCGCCGTGCTGGCGCCCGACTTCGAGGCCGAGACCTTTCGTCTGTTCATCAAGGACACAACTCGTGAGATGACCCAGAAGGCGGGGCAGAAGTGCACCGCCGTGCGCCGCATCATGGTTCCCGAGGCAGAGCTGGAGACGGTTCGGGAAGCCCTCGCGGAGCGCCTCTCGAAGGTGGTCACCGGGGACCCCGCGGCAGACGGCGTGAGGATGGGGCCGTTGGCGACGGCGAGTCAGCTCGCCGACGCCGAGGAGGGGGTAGCGGAGCTGGTCGCGGCCGGCGCCGAAGTTCTCTTCGGCAGCGGCCGGCGCGTCGACGGTGAAGGTGCGCCGGCCGGCCGCGGCTTCTTTTTCGCGCCGACCCTGCTACAGGCCTCGGCGGCGGCGATAGCGGTGCATCAGCGCGAAGTCTTCGCCCCGGTGGCGACGGTGATTCCCTATGACGGCCGGGCGGCTTCGGCGGCCGCCCTGGTGGCCCTTGGCGGCGGCACCTTGGTGACCTCCGTCTATGGCGACGATCGCCAGTGGGTGGCGGAGTTCCTCGCCGACGGGGCTTGCACCACCGGTCGGGTCTATCTCGGCTCCCAGGCGGCGGCGGAGGAGGCGCCGGGCTCCGGCGTGGCCTTGCCCCAGACCCTCCATGGCGGCCCTGGCCGGGCCGGTGGGGGAGAGGAGCTGGGCGGCGAGGTGGGCCTCGGCATCTATCTCCAGCGCGTCGCCCTGCAGGGCAGTCGGCAGCAGGTCGAGGCCCTCGCCGGCGTTGCCGAGTAG
- a CDS encoding ATP-binding protein, which translates to MSPPLRRIELLIESQLDNIPLLAASVNHICNYVGMNEMQRFEVELCTVEAVTNAVVHAYGGEAGHRVCVDVEAGPEELRICIRDRGRPMPAEARQVPQELEVDPEDIENLPERGRGLFLIHRLMDEVEVSSDATGNQLVLVKRLRRVEPAGTDISR; encoded by the coding sequence ATGAGCCCGCCGCTGCGCCGCATCGAGCTCTTGATCGAAAGCCAGCTCGACAACATTCCGCTCCTCGCAGCGTCCGTCAACCACATTTGCAACTATGTCGGCATGAACGAGATGCAGCGCTTCGAGGTCGAGTTGTGCACTGTCGAAGCGGTGACCAACGCGGTCGTCCACGCCTACGGCGGTGAGGCCGGTCACCGGGTCTGTGTCGATGTCGAGGCCGGCCCGGAAGAGCTGCGCATCTGCATTCGCGATCGCGGTCGCCCGATGCCGGCGGAAGCCCGGCAGGTTCCCCAGGAGCTCGAGGTCGATCCCGAAGACATCGAGAATCTGCCGGAGCGCGGCCGCGGCCTCTTCCTGATCCACCGCTTGATGGACGAGGTCGAGGTTTCCAGCGATGCCACCGGCAACCAGCTCGTGCTCGTCAAGAGGCTCCGTCGAGTCGAGCCCGCCGGCACAGATATTTCGCGATAA
- a CDS encoding RES domain-containing protein, with translation MSRRRRRPTLASPPRAERLQAFPARSLGLERQLFRVVRRGRGPWWFGSSMAGRFDLPKPHGTCYLASDEIAALLEVIGPNRLGGGVCREFFDARRLRRLRLPAKRRLADLVARRAAAFGITGEIGSLVPYDLPQRWARRLHRATFEGVIFHLRHDPSAAEGLALFGPTGERKAWRRGREEPLDDELLGRLERDCGLEILDRPRASQLRFADLPRPS, from the coding sequence ATGTCGCGCCGTCGCCGACGCCCGACCCTCGCGTCGCCACCGCGAGCCGAACGCCTGCAGGCTTTTCCGGCCCGCTCCCTCGGCCTCGAGCGTCAGCTCTTTCGGGTCGTCCGGCGAGGCCGAGGCCCGTGGTGGTTCGGCAGCTCCATGGCAGGGCGGTTCGATCTCCCCAAACCCCACGGGACCTGCTACCTGGCGAGTGACGAGATCGCGGCGCTGCTCGAGGTCATCGGCCCCAATCGTCTCGGCGGCGGTGTCTGCCGCGAGTTCTTCGACGCCCGCCGGCTACGCCGCCTCAGGCTGCCTGCCAAACGCCGCCTGGCGGACCTCGTCGCCCGCCGCGCCGCCGCCTTCGGGATCACCGGAGAGATCGGCAGCCTGGTGCCCTACGACCTGCCGCAGCGCTGGGCCCGACGTCTCCATCGAGCGACCTTCGAGGGCGTCATCTTTCATCTGCGTCACGATCCCAGTGCCGCCGAGGGCTTGGCCCTGTTCGGCCCCACCGGCGAGCGCAAGGCCTGGCGCCGCGGCCGCGAAGAGCCCCTCGACGATGAATTGCTGGGCCGCCTGGAGCGCGATTGCGGCCTCGAGATTCTCGATCGGCCGCGCGCCTCGCAGCTGCGTTTCGCCGACCTCCCCCGCCCCTCTTGA
- a CDS encoding alpha-hydroxy acid oxidase, whose protein sequence is MESAINLFDLEAAAREALDRMAYDYYASGANDELTLRANHRAYEKLSLAYRVLVDVSRRDPATTLLGEPVAMPIAVAPTAFHGLAHPEAERATARAAGEAGTVMILSTLSNSPVEEVVAASRGPVWFQLYVYKDRGATEALLERVQDAGCRAIVLTVDAPVLGRRERDVRNRFRLPPGLAVSNLSAAGYGEVAASADDSGLAAYVADLHDPSLSWEDLDWLRSVTDLPLLIKGIVRPDDALRAARAGVAGIVVSNHGGRQLDTAPAPIEVLPEIVDGVATDHPEVEVLIDGGVRRGTDVLKAIALGARAVLVGRPVLWGLATGGSPGVAAVLALLRQELDVAMALCGCREVAEITRDLIWQPTSHQLGDRP, encoded by the coding sequence ATGGAATCCGCGATCAATCTCTTCGACCTCGAGGCGGCGGCCCGCGAGGCCCTCGACCGGATGGCCTACGACTACTACGCCAGCGGCGCCAACGACGAGCTCACCCTGCGCGCCAATCACCGCGCCTACGAGAAGCTCTCCCTCGCCTACCGGGTGCTGGTGGACGTGTCGCGGCGGGACCCCGCCACCACCCTCCTCGGGGAGCCCGTCGCGATGCCCATCGCGGTCGCTCCGACGGCCTTCCACGGCCTCGCCCATCCGGAGGCCGAGCGCGCCACCGCCCGCGCCGCCGGCGAGGCCGGCACGGTGATGATCCTCAGCACCCTGTCGAACTCGCCGGTCGAAGAGGTGGTCGCCGCCAGCCGCGGACCGGTCTGGTTCCAGCTCTACGTCTACAAGGACCGCGGCGCCACCGAGGCGCTGCTGGAGCGGGTCCAGGACGCCGGCTGCCGCGCCATCGTGCTGACCGTCGACGCGCCGGTTCTCGGGCGCCGCGAGCGCGACGTGCGCAATCGCTTCCGGCTGCCGCCGGGCCTCGCCGTCAGCAACCTCTCGGCCGCCGGTTACGGCGAGGTCGCGGCGAGTGCCGACGACTCGGGCCTGGCCGCCTACGTCGCCGACCTGCACGACCCCTCGCTGTCCTGGGAAGACCTCGACTGGCTGCGCTCGGTGACCGACCTGCCGCTCCTGATCAAGGGCATCGTGCGCCCCGACGACGCCCTGCGCGCCGCCCGCGCCGGCGTCGCGGGCATCGTGGTGTCGAACCATGGTGGACGTCAGCTCGACACCGCGCCGGCCCCCATCGAGGTGCTGCCGGAAATCGTCGACGGCGTCGCGACCGACCACCCGGAGGTGGAAGTCCTGATCGATGGCGGCGTCCGCCGCGGTACCGACGTGCTCAAGGCCATCGCCCTCGGAGCCCGCGCTGTCCTGGTGGGACGGCCAGTGCTGTGGGGACTGGCGACGGGCGGCTCGCCAGGAGTTGCCGCGGTTCTCGCCTTGCTGCGCCAGGAGCTCGACGTGGCGATGGCCCTGTGCGGCTGTCGCGAGGTCGCCGAGATCACTCGCGACCTGATCTGGCAGCCGACCTCCCATCAGCTCGGAGACCGACCATGA
- a CDS encoding DUF899 family protein, whose translation MDREIERLEHQILELKKRLAELRRERPPTPVRDYELVTSEGGSVRLSELFGTHSELVVVHNMGRGCSYCTLWADGFNGVFDHLENRAPFVVASPDSPAEQSALATARGWRFPMVSTRDSEFTQEMGFGEEGAWLPGASFFRRGEAGIERTGWTSFGPGDDFCSPWHLFELLPDGVAGWEPKMKY comes from the coding sequence ATGGATCGCGAGATCGAACGTCTCGAACACCAGATCCTGGAACTCAAGAAGCGCCTCGCGGAGCTGCGCCGCGAGCGCCCACCCACGCCGGTCCGAGATTACGAGTTGGTGACCTCGGAGGGTGGATCGGTGCGCCTGTCGGAGCTCTTCGGTACGCACTCCGAGCTGGTGGTGGTGCACAACATGGGGCGCGGCTGCAGCTACTGCACGCTGTGGGCCGACGGGTTCAACGGCGTCTTCGATCACCTCGAGAACCGGGCGCCCTTCGTGGTCGCGTCGCCGGATTCGCCGGCAGAGCAGTCCGCCTTGGCGACGGCGCGCGGTTGGCGATTCCCCATGGTCTCGACCCGCGATTCGGAATTCACCCAGGAGATGGGCTTCGGGGAAGAGGGCGCCTGGTTGCCGGGCGCTTCCTTCTTCCGCCGTGGCGAGGCCGGCATCGAACGAACCGGTTGGACTTCCTTCGGTCCCGGGGACGATTTTTGCAGTCCATGGCATTTGTTCGAATTGCTTCCGGACGGCGTCGCCGGCTGGGAGCCGAAGATGAAATATTGA
- a CDS encoding peptidylprolyl isomerase: MTLDPYTGAPRPGAPCPADPRPAATAPRHRLTGLVLALALALGCATAAPEADLPRVRFETSLGTIDVEIDLAAAPVTAGNFLRYVDEGRFADAHFYRVVTPDNQPNNDIRIEVVQGGLGFDPHPSSLPAIAHETTEATGLRHLDGTLSMARNEPGSASSEFFFCLGDQPELDFAGRRNPDGQGFAAFGQVVSGLAVLRTIQQRPARQQMLDEKVAIRRIRRLP; encoded by the coding sequence ATGACCCTCGACCCCTACACCGGCGCCCCCCGTCCCGGCGCCCCCTGTCCCGCCGACCCCCGCCCCGCAGCGACCGCACCCCGGCACCGGCTCACCGGCCTCGTCCTGGCGCTGGCCCTCGCCCTCGGCTGCGCGACGGCAGCTCCCGAGGCCGACCTGCCGCGGGTCCGTTTCGAGACCTCCTTGGGAACCATCGACGTCGAGATCGACCTCGCCGCGGCACCGGTGACCGCCGGCAATTTCCTGCGCTACGTCGACGAAGGGCGTTTCGCCGACGCCCACTTCTATCGCGTCGTGACCCCCGACAATCAGCCCAACAACGACATCCGCATCGAGGTGGTGCAGGGCGGATTGGGATTCGATCCCCACCCCAGCAGCCTGCCGGCAATCGCCCACGAGACCACCGAGGCGACCGGCCTCCGCCATCTCGATGGCACCCTCTCGATGGCTCGCAACGAGCCCGGCAGCGCCTCTTCGGAGTTCTTCTTCTGCCTCGGTGATCAGCCGGAGCTCGACTTCGCAGGCCGGCGCAACCCCGACGGCCAGGGCTTTGCGGCCTTCGGCCAAGTGGTTTCCGGCCTCGCCGTGCTGCGCACCATCCAGCAACGGCCGGCCCGCCAGCAGATGCTCGACGAAAAGGTCGCGATCCGGCGAATCCGGCGCCTGCCCTGA
- a CDS encoding VCBS repeat-containing protein — protein MPKVAVFLLTLCLLGATPGSATKLRLQPTRIDLPGPPVAMVASDLDGDGWQDLAILVASTRWDRIGISESVELDEVDGLVEVMTVVPALLDQRALWIFRGAPTGRYEAAAEPLDLPPEVLTLAAGPDATPLLALTDEGVSEITIEGDAIVLTAVIAEPPVIAGTGAFLPDLELLWDLDGNSQKDLILPTAAGFAIYLADDQGQLPPQPSQRAPLPAWDRDHEALLQHHFPLPKVEDLTGDGAPDLLLLAPEKPWKRLFVLPNRGDGTFAAALGPFESTGEEKATVFFGDIDGDGRAEYITEENLAEEDAGMRQEMRDAKRPPILVRLHRSNDGLARRPQPYLELAAEGYAFGNDDDFPLPGGFQDIDGDGRRDLITLTIDFSMLQVVRILATKSLSVGMDFHLWCQRENGSFERVEGLDLSGKFRLDLNDLRLGRLSQFAGDFDGDGRADFVQMGRGRNVSIHLGQDGCRYPTRPDLTLRLAEAPKNLRLVRILDLDGDQRSDLAVMHPGKAAEAGVTPPIRLDLYLSRGQR, from the coding sequence ATGCCCAAGGTAGCCGTGTTTCTTCTCACCCTGTGCCTGCTGGGAGCGACTCCCGGCAGCGCCACCAAGCTCCGACTCCAGCCCACCCGCATCGACCTTCCAGGACCACCGGTGGCGATGGTGGCCAGCGACCTCGACGGCGACGGCTGGCAAGACCTCGCCATCCTGGTGGCCTCCACCCGCTGGGACCGCATCGGAATCTCCGAATCGGTCGAGCTCGACGAGGTCGACGGCCTGGTCGAGGTCATGACGGTGGTTCCGGCGCTGCTCGACCAGCGCGCCCTGTGGATTTTCCGCGGTGCCCCGACGGGTCGCTACGAGGCCGCCGCCGAGCCCCTCGATCTGCCGCCGGAGGTGCTCACCCTGGCCGCCGGCCCGGACGCCACGCCGCTGCTCGCGCTGACCGACGAAGGCGTTTCCGAGATCACCATCGAGGGCGACGCGATCGTGCTCACGGCGGTCATCGCCGAACCGCCGGTGATCGCCGGAACCGGAGCCTTCCTGCCGGACCTCGAGCTGCTGTGGGATCTCGACGGCAACTCTCAGAAGGACCTCATCCTGCCGACGGCGGCCGGCTTCGCCATCTACCTCGCGGACGACCAGGGCCAGCTTCCGCCGCAACCTTCCCAGCGCGCCCCGCTGCCGGCCTGGGATCGCGACCACGAGGCTCTGCTCCAGCACCATTTTCCGCTCCCCAAGGTCGAGGATCTGACCGGCGACGGCGCCCCGGACCTGCTTCTGCTGGCGCCGGAAAAACCCTGGAAACGCCTGTTCGTGCTCCCCAACCGTGGCGATGGCACCTTCGCCGCCGCCCTCGGCCCCTTCGAGTCCACCGGCGAGGAAAAAGCGACGGTCTTCTTCGGCGACATCGACGGCGACGGTCGAGCCGAGTACATCACCGAAGAGAACCTCGCCGAAGAGGATGCCGGCATGCGTCAGGAGATGCGTGACGCCAAGCGCCCTCCGATCTTGGTTCGCCTGCACCGCAGCAACGACGGCCTGGCGCGTCGACCGCAGCCCTACCTCGAGCTCGCCGCTGAGGGCTACGCCTTCGGCAACGACGACGACTTCCCCCTCCCCGGCGGCTTCCAGGACATCGACGGCGACGGCCGGCGCGATCTGATCACCCTCACCATCGACTTCTCGATGCTGCAGGTGGTGCGCATCCTGGCCACCAAGAGCCTCTCCGTCGGGATGGATTTTCACCTCTGGTGCCAGCGGGAGAACGGCTCCTTCGAGCGCGTCGAGGGTCTCGACCTGTCGGGCAAGTTCCGCCTCGACCTCAACGATTTGCGGCTCGGTCGCCTTTCCCAGTTCGCCGGTGACTTCGACGGCGACGGCCGTGCCGACTTCGTCCAGATGGGGCGCGGGCGCAATGTCAGCATCCACCTCGGCCAGGACGGCTGTCGCTACCCGACTCGCCCGGATCTCACCCTGCGCCTCGCCGAGGCGCCCAAGAACCTTCGCCTGGTGCGCATCCTCGACCTCGATGGCGACCAGCGCTCGGACCTCGCCGTGATGCACCCCGGGAAGGCGGCCGAGGCCGGAGTGACACCACCGATTCGCCTCGATCTCTACCTCAGCCGGGGGCAGCGATGA
- a CDS encoding GNAT family N-acetyltransferase, translating to MLSRYPQEAALRDGRRVLLRPFTEKDTDALYEFFRTLPEDTRRFAWDRIDDRGLVEAWGRNLDYGKAFPLLVIDGGNVVADATLHRRAGGPLRLVGRIKWLIDPDYRKMGLGSLLVNHFIDIARANGLRHLTCMLISDLEDDAVKVLKGLGFKPTEFPGYGTDPDGQAHDMTKMVLAL from the coding sequence ATGCTCAGCCGATATCCACAGGAGGCGGCTCTGAGGGATGGCCGCCGTGTCCTGCTCCGACCCTTCACGGAGAAGGACACGGATGCCCTCTACGAGTTTTTCCGCACCCTGCCGGAGGACACCCGCCGGTTCGCCTGGGACCGTATCGATGATCGTGGCTTGGTCGAAGCCTGGGGGCGGAACCTCGACTACGGCAAGGCCTTTCCGCTGCTCGTCATCGACGGCGGCAACGTCGTCGCCGATGCCACCCTGCACCGCCGTGCCGGTGGACCGCTGCGTCTCGTCGGCCGCATCAAGTGGCTGATCGATCCGGACTATCGCAAGATGGGACTGGGTTCCCTGCTGGTCAACCACTTCATCGACATCGCCCGGGCCAACGGCCTGCGTCACCTCACCTGCATGTTGATCTCGGACCTCGAGGACGACGCCGTCAAGGTGCTCAAGGGCCTCGGCTTCAAGCCGACCGAGTTCCCCGGCTACGGTACCGACCCGGACGGTCAGGCGCACGACATGACCAAGATGGTCCTCGCGCTCTAG